Proteins from a single region of Streptomyces glaucescens:
- a CDS encoding transglycosylase SLT domain-containing protein, which produces MPKNTQNPGHSRVPTRTHKIALTGVAALGAAGLAFSLVPAGGHTTTTEAGSAAAVAYSSEPIKDVKGTVTDQLAGASVKVESIEAKRKAAADAAAKLKAAAEAKEKAAAEEAARAAEKAAAEHAAKEQAAEEAARERAAQAAASRTVKRVAVQPAAVQTYPDNLDGWIRESLAIMKKHGIPGSYSGIHRNIMRESSGNPLAINNWDINAQNGIPSKGLLQVIPPTFQAYHVPGTSWDIYDPVANITAACNYAADRYGSMDNVNSAY; this is translated from the coding sequence ATGCCCAAGAACACCCAGAACCCCGGTCACAGTCGCGTGCCGACCAGGACGCACAAGATCGCGCTCACCGGTGTCGCCGCCCTCGGCGCGGCCGGCCTCGCGTTCTCGCTCGTCCCGGCCGGCGGCCACACGACCACGACCGAGGCCGGTTCCGCGGCCGCGGTGGCCTACAGCTCCGAGCCCATCAAGGACGTCAAGGGCACCGTCACCGACCAGCTCGCCGGCGCGAGCGTGAAGGTGGAGTCGATCGAGGCGAAGCGGAAGGCCGCCGCCGACGCCGCCGCGAAGCTGAAGGCGGCGGCCGAGGCGAAGGAGAAGGCCGCCGCCGAGGAGGCGGCGCGGGCGGCCGAGAAGGCCGCCGCGGAGCACGCCGCCAAGGAGCAGGCCGCCGAGGAGGCGGCTCGGGAGCGTGCCGCGCAGGCCGCCGCGAGCCGCACCGTGAAGCGCGTCGCCGTCCAGCCGGCCGCCGTGCAGACCTACCCGGACAACCTCGACGGCTGGATCCGCGAATCGCTCGCGATCATGAAGAAGCACGGCATCCCCGGCTCCTACAGCGGCATCCACCGCAACATCATGCGGGAGTCCTCGGGCAACCCGCTGGCCATCAACAACTGGGACATCAACGCCCAGAACGGCATCCCGTCGAAGGGCCTGCTCCAGGTCATCCCGCCGACCTTCCAGGCCTACCACGTCCCCGGCACGTCCTGGGACATCTACGACCCGGTCGCCAACATCACCGCCGCCTGCAACTACGCGGCCGACCGCTACGGCTCGATGGACAACGTCAACAGCGCCTACTGA
- a CDS encoding FHA domain-containing protein, whose translation MPELVLESNGRTLTLDASRSYTLGRDPQGDLVFDDARVSWRHATVSFNGRSWVIEDHGSTNGTFVRGQRIHHLEIGAGSAVHLGNATDGPLVTLSGAAQAAVTPQAQPQQQPYAAQGAGAGWAQQPQAAPQQAAQQQVPQAGWQQPQHSAGQVPPQQPAAHVPPQHHSPADHFAQQSGGAAGAPPAYGDRSPTTFHQFSLGRVMRIGRALENDLVVSDLQVSRHHAEFHATPDGRMEIRDLGSHNGTYVNGQPIAKGGSQLLGPADIVGVGHSTFRIVGDRLEEFVDTGEVSFSARHLTVTVDGGKQILKDVSFGVPEKSLIAVIGPSGSGKSTLLKALTGYRPANQGEVLYDNRNLYKQFAELRQRIGLVPQDDILHKELTVKKALKYAAKLRFPADTTGAEREARIDEVLRELKLDIHKDKKVTSLSGGQRKRVSVALELLTKPSLIFLDEPTSGLDPGMDRDVMQLLRGLADDGRTVLVVTHSVAELALCDKLLVMAPGGAVAYFGPPEEALNFFGYDTWADVFSAFENYRDYDWAGRWKGSQHYQMYAADIDAVAPQPVQTQPMQGIRPPKPQGWTSQFVTLVRRYVSVIVSDKGFLALMVILPAVLGAVSLLIKPDQGLLPNVNAQTGRIIPNGTATTVLLILAVGACFAGAANSVRELIKERVIYERERATGLSRSAYLMSKVFVLGVITVLQGLLVGVIGFASREIPEEGLILGGATLVELSLPIMALGFTSMMFGLIISSLVKTAEKTMPLLVMFAIIQVVFTGCLFALNGTVGVNQFSYLMPSRWAVAAAGATLDFNRISPPEEGADTDPLWEHSLGAWGLDMAALIALGVVCGFFVARFLRRHEPEVMRK comes from the coding sequence GTGCCGGAACTCGTACTGGAATCAAACGGACGGACCTTGACGCTCGATGCGTCCAGGTCCTACACACTCGGACGCGATCCCCAGGGGGACCTCGTGTTCGACGACGCCAGGGTCTCCTGGCGGCACGCCACGGTCAGCTTCAACGGCCGCAGTTGGGTCATCGAGGACCACGGCAGCACCAACGGCACGTTCGTGCGGGGCCAGCGGATCCATCACCTGGAGATCGGCGCCGGCTCGGCGGTGCACCTGGGCAACGCGACCGACGGACCGCTGGTGACGCTCTCCGGCGCCGCGCAGGCCGCCGTCACGCCGCAGGCCCAGCCTCAGCAGCAGCCGTACGCCGCACAGGGCGCCGGCGCGGGATGGGCGCAGCAGCCGCAGGCCGCGCCGCAGCAGGCCGCGCAGCAGCAGGTGCCGCAGGCGGGCTGGCAGCAGCCGCAGCACTCCGCCGGGCAGGTGCCGCCCCAGCAGCCGGCAGCGCACGTCCCGCCGCAGCACCACTCCCCGGCGGACCACTTCGCGCAGCAGTCCGGCGGGGCCGCGGGGGCGCCGCCGGCCTACGGGGACCGCAGCCCCACCACGTTCCACCAGTTCTCGCTCGGCCGCGTGATGCGCATCGGCCGTGCCCTGGAGAACGACCTGGTCGTCTCCGACCTCCAGGTCTCCCGGCACCACGCGGAGTTCCACGCGACGCCCGACGGCCGCATGGAGATCCGCGACCTGGGATCCCACAACGGCACGTACGTCAACGGCCAGCCGATCGCCAAGGGCGGCTCGCAGCTGCTCGGCCCGGCCGACATCGTGGGCGTCGGCCACTCGACGTTCCGGATCGTCGGCGACCGCCTCGAGGAGTTCGTCGACACCGGTGAGGTCTCCTTCTCCGCCCGCCACCTGACCGTCACGGTCGACGGCGGCAAGCAGATCCTCAAGGACGTCTCGTTCGGCGTCCCGGAGAAGTCGCTGATCGCGGTCATCGGCCCGTCCGGCTCCGGCAAGTCGACCCTGCTGAAGGCGCTCACCGGGTACCGCCCCGCCAACCAGGGCGAGGTGCTGTACGACAACCGCAACCTCTACAAGCAGTTCGCCGAGCTGCGCCAGCGCATCGGTCTGGTCCCGCAGGACGACATCCTGCACAAGGAGCTGACCGTCAAGAAGGCCCTCAAGTACGCGGCCAAGCTGCGCTTCCCCGCCGACACCACCGGCGCCGAGCGCGAGGCCCGCATCGACGAGGTGCTGCGCGAGCTGAAGCTCGACATCCACAAGGACAAGAAGGTCACCTCGCTCTCCGGCGGCCAGCGCAAGCGCGTCTCGGTCGCCCTCGAGCTGCTGACGAAGCCGTCACTGATCTTCCTCGACGAGCCGACCTCCGGCCTCGACCCGGGCATGGACCGCGACGTCATGCAGCTCCTGCGCGGCCTCGCCGACGACGGCCGCACGGTCCTCGTCGTCACCCACTCGGTGGCCGAGCTGGCGCTGTGCGACAAGCTCCTGGTGATGGCGCCCGGCGGCGCCGTGGCGTACTTCGGTCCGCCCGAGGAGGCGCTGAACTTCTTCGGCTACGACACCTGGGCCGACGTCTTCTCCGCGTTCGAGAACTACCGCGACTACGACTGGGCGGGCCGCTGGAAGGGCTCGCAGCACTACCAGATGTACGCCGCGGACATCGACGCCGTCGCCCCGCAGCCCGTGCAGACGCAGCCGATGCAGGGCATCCGGCCGCCGAAGCCGCAGGGCTGGACGTCCCAGTTCGTCACCCTGGTGCGCCGCTACGTGTCGGTGATCGTCTCCGACAAGGGTTTCCTCGCCCTGATGGTGATCCTGCCGGCCGTCCTCGGCGCGGTGAGCCTGCTCATCAAGCCGGACCAGGGCCTGTTGCCCAACGTCAACGCGCAGACCGGCCGGATCATCCCGAACGGCACGGCCACCACCGTGCTGCTGATCCTCGCCGTCGGCGCCTGCTTCGCCGGCGCGGCCAACTCCGTCCGTGAGCTGATCAAGGAACGGGTGATCTACGAGCGCGAGCGCGCCACGGGCCTGTCCCGCTCGGCGTACCTGATGTCCAAGGTGTTCGTGCTCGGTGTGATCACCGTGCTCCAGGGCCTGCTGGTCGGCGTGATCGGCTTCGCCAGCCGGGAGATCCCCGAGGAGGGCCTGATCCTCGGCGGCGCCACCCTCGTCGAGCTGTCCCTGCCGATCATGGCGCTGGGCTTCACCTCGATGATGTTCGGCCTGATCATCTCCTCGCTGGTGAAGACCGCCGAGAAGACCATGCCGCTGCTGGTGATGTTCGCGATCATCCAGGTGGTCTTCACCGGCTGCCTGTTCGCCCTGAACGGCACGGTCGGCGTCAACCAGTTCTCGTACCTGATGCCGTCGCGCTGGGCGGTCGCCGCCGCGGGCGCCACGCTGGACTTCAACCGGATCAGCCCGCCCGAGGAGGGCGCCGACACCGACCCGCTGTGGGAGCACAGCCTGGGCGCCTGGGGCCTGGACATGGCGGCCCTGATCGCGCTCGGCGTGGTCTGCGGCTTCTTCGTGGCCCGCTTCCTGCGCCGCCACGAGCCCGAGGTCATGCGCAAGTAG
- the serB gene encoding phosphoserine phosphatase SerB gives MSATQTSDVPTLLVKIFGKDRPGITAGLFDTLAAYSVDVVDIEQVVTRGRIVLCALVTEPPHGLEGDLRATVHSWAESMRMQAEIISGLGDNRPRGLGRSLVTVLGHPLTAEATAAIAAKITKAGGNIDRIFRLAKYPVTAVEFAVSGVETEPLRTTLVTDAAALGVDVAVVAAGLHRRAQRLVVMDVDSTLIQDEVIELFAAHAGCEEQVAEVTAAAMRGELDFEQSLHARVALLKGLDVSVVDKVRSEVRLTPGARTLIRTLKRLGYQVGVVSGGFTQVTDDLKERLGLDFAQANTLEIVDGKLTGKVTGEIVDRAGKARLLRRFAAEAGVPLSQTVAIGDGANDLDMLNAAGLGVAFNAKPVVREAAHTAVNVPFLDTVLYLLGVTREEVEAADAHEED, from the coding sequence ATGAGCGCTACGCAGACCTCCGACGTCCCCACTCTCCTGGTCAAGATCTTCGGCAAGGACAGGCCGGGCATCACGGCCGGACTCTTCGACACCCTCGCCGCCTACTCCGTCGACGTGGTCGACATCGAGCAGGTCGTCACGCGGGGCCGGATCGTGCTGTGCGCGCTCGTGACCGAGCCGCCCCACGGGCTGGAGGGCGACCTGCGCGCCACCGTCCACAGCTGGGCGGAGTCGATGAGGATGCAGGCCGAGATCATCTCCGGCCTCGGCGACAACCGCCCGCGCGGCCTCGGCCGCTCCCTGGTGACCGTGCTCGGCCACCCCCTCACCGCGGAGGCGACGGCCGCCATCGCCGCCAAGATCACCAAGGCGGGCGGCAACATCGACCGGATCTTCCGGCTCGCCAAGTACCCGGTGACCGCGGTGGAGTTCGCGGTCTCCGGGGTGGAGACGGAACCGCTGCGCACCACGCTCGTCACCGATGCCGCGGCGCTCGGTGTCGATGTGGCGGTCGTGGCGGCGGGGCTGCACCGGCGGGCCCAGCGGCTGGTGGTGATGGACGTGGATTCCACGCTCATCCAGGACGAGGTGATCGAGCTCTTCGCGGCGCACGCCGGCTGTGAGGAGCAGGTCGCCGAGGTGACCGCCGCGGCGATGCGCGGGGAGCTGGACTTCGAGCAGTCGCTGCACGCACGGGTGGCGCTGCTGAAGGGTCTCGACGTCTCCGTGGTGGACAAGGTGCGCAGCGAGGTCCGGCTGACGCCGGGCGCCCGCACCCTGATCCGTACGCTGAAGCGGCTCGGCTACCAGGTCGGCGTGGTCTCCGGAGGATTCACGCAGGTCACGGACGATCTGAAGGAGCGGCTGGGGCTGGACTTCGCCCAGGCCAACACCCTGGAGATCGTGGACGGCAAACTGACCGGGAAGGTCACCGGCGAGATCGTGGACCGCGCGGGCAAGGCGCGGCTGCTGCGCCGGTTCGCCGCGGAGGCGGGCGTGCCGCTGTCGCAGACGGTGGCGATCGGCGACGGCGCCAATGACCTGGACATGCTGAACGCGGCGGGGCTCGGGGTCGCCTTCAACGCCAAGCCGGTGGTGCGGGAGGCGGCGCACACCGCGGTGAACGTGCCGTTCCTGGACACCGTGCTGTACCTGCTCGGGGTCACCCGGGAAGAGGTCGAGGCCGCGGACGCGCACGAGGAGGACTGA
- a CDS encoding SixA phosphatase family protein: MSVAEPRRIALFRHAKADWPQVNDHERPLAERGRKDAAEAGRRLADTGIPFDLALCSTATRTRETWKLAVHEFSHRPKTVYEERIYEASPGELIAVLNETPDDAQNLLLIGHNPGVHGLAEVLAGSAEAEPRERMNRRGFPAAAFAVLSFSGSWKTLEPGVATLLDYWAPTD, encoded by the coding sequence ATGAGCGTCGCAGAACCCCGCAGGATCGCCCTCTTCCGGCACGCGAAGGCCGACTGGCCCCAGGTGAACGACCACGAGCGGCCGCTCGCCGAGCGGGGCCGCAAGGACGCCGCCGAAGCCGGACGCAGGCTGGCCGACACCGGCATCCCCTTCGACCTGGCCCTCTGCTCCACCGCGACCCGGACCCGCGAGACCTGGAAGCTCGCCGTCCACGAGTTCTCGCACCGTCCGAAAACGGTCTACGAGGAGCGCATCTACGAGGCCTCGCCCGGCGAGCTGATCGCCGTGCTGAACGAAACCCCCGACGACGCCCAGAACCTCCTCCTCATCGGCCACAACCCCGGCGTGCACGGGCTGGCCGAGGTGCTGGCCGGGTCGGCCGAGGCCGAGCCCCGCGAGCGGATGAACCGCCGTGGCTTCCCGGCCGCCGCCTTCGCCGTGCTGTCCTTCTCGGGCTCCTGGAAGACCCTGGAGCCGGGTGTGGCCACCCTGCTCGACTACTGGGCGCCGACCGACTGA
- a CDS encoding SGM_5486 family transporter-associated protein → MPVLDPNPQNGQKKMLIVFGSFFAIFVIIAVIASIAAP, encoded by the coding sequence ATGCCAGTGCTCGACCCGAACCCGCAGAACGGCCAGAAGAAGATGCTGATCGTCTTCGGCTCGTTCTTCGCCATCTTCGTGATCATCGCCGTCATCGCGTCGATCGCCGCACCCTGA
- a CDS encoding CynX/NimT family MFS transporter produces MAGMASEETWTRNHPDVRGPAAGGGAGGGEATPKSSTRAWTTRLVVAGILLSALNLRPAITSLGALLEEVRDGLGMSGSVAGLLTSVPPLCFAVFGVMAPRLARRFGAAAVVCAGMAAIAAGLLVRPYTGGTPGFLAASALALMGIAVSNVLMPVIVKRWFPDRVGSMTGAYSMALALGTSTAAAVTVPMTDALGGHWQSGLAVWAALAAAAVLPWLPVLRDRGAGAGREGTGATAHGEAQAPALRITRSRTAWALAVFFGLQATAAYITMGWMAQIFRDAGVPAGTAGLLLAVTMVMGVPLAFVIPRLATRLPHQGPIAVALGVCGLIGYAGLYAAPASGAWAWAVLLGISNCAFPLALTMVGMRARSGPGVAQLSAFAQSTGYLISIPGPLLVGVLYQHSGGWGQPIVLMVALMIPQMAVGWLAGRDRTVEEEAAAR; encoded by the coding sequence ATGGCCGGCATGGCTAGCGAGGAGACCTGGACCAGGAACCACCCGGACGTACGCGGCCCCGCCGCGGGCGGTGGCGCGGGCGGCGGCGAAGCCACGCCCAAGAGCTCCACGCGCGCGTGGACCACGCGCCTGGTCGTGGCCGGCATCCTGCTGTCCGCCCTCAACCTCCGCCCCGCCATCACCAGCCTCGGCGCCCTCCTGGAGGAGGTCCGGGACGGCCTCGGCATGAGCGGCAGCGTGGCCGGACTGCTCACCTCCGTGCCGCCGCTCTGCTTCGCCGTCTTCGGCGTCATGGCGCCCCGCCTGGCCCGCCGCTTCGGCGCCGCGGCGGTGGTGTGCGCCGGTATGGCCGCCATCGCCGCGGGCCTGCTCGTCCGGCCGTACACCGGCGGCACGCCCGGCTTCCTGGCCGCCAGTGCGCTCGCCCTCATGGGGATCGCGGTCAGCAACGTCCTCATGCCGGTCATCGTCAAGCGCTGGTTCCCCGACCGGGTCGGGTCCATGACCGGCGCCTACTCCATGGCCCTCGCCCTGGGTACCTCCACCGCGGCCGCCGTGACCGTGCCGATGACCGACGCGCTGGGCGGCCACTGGCAGTCCGGGCTCGCCGTGTGGGCCGCGCTCGCGGCGGCCGCCGTCCTGCCGTGGCTGCCCGTCCTGCGGGACCGCGGCGCGGGCGCCGGGCGGGAGGGCACCGGGGCGACGGCGCACGGCGAGGCGCAGGCGCCCGCGCTGCGGATCACCCGCAGCCGCACCGCGTGGGCGCTCGCCGTCTTCTTCGGCCTCCAGGCCACCGCCGCCTACATCACCATGGGCTGGATGGCGCAGATCTTCCGCGACGCCGGGGTCCCCGCCGGCACCGCCGGCCTGCTCCTGGCCGTCACCATGGTGATGGGGGTGCCGCTGGCCTTCGTCATCCCCCGCCTGGCCACCCGGCTGCCCCACCAGGGACCCATCGCTGTCGCCCTCGGCGTCTGCGGCCTCATCGGCTACGCCGGTCTGTACGCCGCCCCCGCCTCGGGCGCCTGGGCCTGGGCCGTCCTGCTCGGCATCTCCAACTGCGCCTTCCCGCTCGCCCTCACCATGGTCGGGATGCGCGCCCGGTCCGGCCCCGGAGTGGCCCAGCTCTCCGCGTTCGCGCAGAGCACCGGCTACCTGATCTCCATTCCCGGCCCGCTCCTGGTGGGCGTGCTCTACCAGCACAGCGGCGGCTGGGGACAGCCGATCGTGCTCATGGTCGCGCTGATGATCCCGCAGATGGCGGTGGGCTGGCTGGCGGGCCGCGACCGCACCGTGGAGGAGGAGGCGGCCGCCCGCTGA
- a CDS encoding FadR/GntR family transcriptional regulator, whose protein sequence is MPLSHPRRSALSEQVIAALRHQITSGEWPVGSRIPTEPELVGQLGVARNTVREAVRALAHNGLLDIRQGSGTYVVATSELAGVMHRRFAGADPRHIAELRSTLESAAARLAAERRTEKDLKQLDALLARREEAWETGDKELFVTADATFHLAVVAASHNDVMTAMYADLGEVLRDWLREDVGEELTSRTHMDHGRLVDAIRAGDARTAAAEAAGYPFLCRFSSPGSGG, encoded by the coding sequence ATGCCCCTGAGCCACCCGCGTCGATCGGCGCTCTCCGAGCAGGTCATCGCAGCGCTGCGCCACCAGATCACCTCGGGCGAATGGCCGGTCGGCTCCCGCATCCCCACCGAGCCGGAGCTGGTCGGGCAGCTCGGCGTCGCCCGCAACACGGTCCGCGAGGCGGTCCGGGCGCTGGCCCACAACGGCCTGCTGGACATCCGCCAGGGGTCGGGCACGTACGTCGTGGCGACCAGCGAGCTGGCGGGCGTGATGCACCGCCGTTTCGCCGGTGCCGACCCCCGGCACATCGCCGAGCTGCGCTCCACGCTGGAGTCGGCCGCGGCGCGGCTGGCCGCCGAACGGCGCACCGAGAAGGACCTGAAGCAGCTGGACGCGCTGCTGGCGCGGCGCGAGGAGGCCTGGGAGACGGGCGACAAGGAGCTGTTCGTGACCGCGGACGCCACCTTCCACCTGGCGGTGGTGGCCGCGTCCCACAACGACGTCATGACGGCGATGTACGCGGACCTCGGCGAGGTGCTGCGGGACTGGCTGCGCGAGGACGTGGGCGAGGAGCTGACCTCGCGGACCCACATGGACCACGGGCGGCTGGTGGACGCCATCCGCGCGGGCGACGCGCGGACCGCGGCGGCGGAGGCGGCGGGCTACCCGTTCCTGTGCCGGTTCAGCTCCCCAGGTTCTGGTGGCTGA